One Natrinema longum genomic window, TCGATGGCAACAACGCCATCGATGGTCACTGCGGCACCACCAAGGAGTTCGCAGACGCCGACGGTTGTGCGCGCGGGCTGTGTCTCGTCGAAAAATTCTTCATACGTTTCGTTGACGCTCCGATACGCGTCCATGTCTGCAAGATACAGCGTCAATTGCAGAACGTGGGACGGATCTTTCCCGTACCGACGGAGCTCCGCCTCGAGGTTTTCGAGACAGATCTCTAGCTGTCGCGATGGCGGTTCGGTACGAGCGACTTCCCCATCCTGCTCTGGGAGGGTTCCCTCGAGAAAGAGGAGATCGGAACTCCCAGTTTTCTTTCCGAACGCGCCAGTGAACGCCGATCCGTCCCGCTGCTTTCGGCTGGACTCGCTGGCACGAACAGGACGAGACTCGGCTATCTGTTCGTTTTCCATGATTCAGTTTATCTTTCTCTCAAGTATAAGCATTGGGGGATAATCTGGTGGAATGGGGACTTCTATGGCGTTAAAAGCGGTTACAAGCGCATAATTGCCGCTTCAATCTGGACGTATTAATTGACACATCGTTCAAGCTAGTAGCGATAGTGCAAGCGACGAAGCGACTTCGGCGATGCTTCGACCGAACGTGGTGGATATCGGAGCAACTGTCGAGCGTCACCGTGACGAACTCGGGACACTCGCAGCGGCCCTTGGGACAGTCACTCTCGAACTCGGTCTCCGGGAACGCTTGCCAGCGAGTCCCGCTGAACGATCGTTCGTCTCCTCGTCACTGCACGGGAGGAACTCCGTTTCTGCGAATCGAACGTAGTTGTCGCCGTGACAGAGTAGGGTAACGCGACCCACGGACACGGGCCACCCTGCGACGACGAGAGCTGTATCAACCGTGGCCGGATGCGATCGCCTCGAGAACTGGTTACTAACCACATCATATAAATCGCTGACCTGAGTGGCTTGGGATATGGAACGTGTTGCAATCATCGGCGCTTCGATGACCCAGTTCGGGCAGCGGGAGGGGGAGTGGATCCAGGATCTCCTCGCCGAGGCTGGTATCGAGTGTCTCGAGGATGCGGGTGTCGAGGCCGACGCGGTCGAGCATCTGTACGTCTCGAACATGGCAAGCGGCGAGTTCGAGGGCCAGACCGGCGTGCCCAACGCCTTGGCCCACGACCTCGACGCGATGCCGGCGTACACGCAGCGAGTCGACCAGACGAGTTCGAGCGGCGGCGCGGGGATCTTCGCCGCCTGGCAGTCCGTCGCCAGCGGGGCCAGCGACATGACCCTGCTCGTCGGCGGCGAGAAGATGACCCACAAGACGACCGGGGAGGCCACCGACGTCATCGCGTCGCTGACCCACCCCGTCGAGTACAAGACGGGCGTGACGCTGCCGTCCTTCGCCGGACTGACGGCGCGTCACTACCTCGAGCGGTTCGGCGCGCCCCGGGAGAGCCTCGGGAAGGTGGCAGTCAAGAACCACGAGAACGGCGTGGACAACCCCCACGCGCAGTTTCAGAAGGAAGTCGACCTCGAGACGGTCCTGGAGTCACCGATCGTCGCCGACCCGCTGCGGCTGTACGACTTCTGTCCGATCACGGACGGCTCGGCGGCGCTCATGCTCTGTCCGGAATCCGTCGCACGGGAGTACACGGACGACTACGTCGTGATTTCCGGGATCGACGGCGCGACGGATACCCACGTCGTCCACGAGCGCGAGGATCCGACCGTGATGGGCGGCGTCGTCGAGAGCGGCAAGGGTGCCTACGAGATGAGCGGCTACGGTCCAGACGACATCGACGTGGCCGAACTCCACGACATGTTCACCATCCTCGAGTTCCTGCAGATGGAGGGGCTGGGCTTCGCCGAGCAGGGCGAAGCCTGGAAACTCGTCGAGGACGGCCACACGGAACGCGACGGCGAGTTACCGATCAACACGTCGGGCGGACTCAAGTCCAAAGGGCACCCGCTGGGTGCGAGTGGTGTCGCCCAGGGTGTCGAGATCTACGAACAACTGATGGGAGAGGCCGGCCCGCGACAGGTCGAGGCGGACGTGGGGCTGTGCTGTAACGTCGGCGGCTTTGGCAACTGCGTGATCACGACAATCATGGAGGCTGCACAATGACGTTCGAGGCGACGCGTTACGAGGACGGTTCGATCAGCTACCCCGGTCATCCGCGTGGACCCGGCGGCACGGAGCCGGTCGAAACGATCGATCTCAGCGAATACACCGGCGAAATCGTCACCTGGACGACCAGCACGGCGACGCCGCCCGGCGTCCGCGAGCCCAATCACCTCGCGATCGTCGAGTTCGACGTCGAGGGTGAGTCGGTCCGCGCGATCGGTCAACTGACCACCGGCGACGTCGAGACTGGCGACGAGGTCCGTCCCGTCCACGTCGACGAACTCCGCGAACCCGGAGCGGGAATCAGAGAGCCCGACAGTCAGGAGTGGGACGGATACCGGTTCGAGCCGGCCTGAGCCGTCGCCGACTCCTAGCAGCGCAGCCAGCGCCAGCCGTTGTGCCGGCTCGCGGGCGAGTGCAACTACCGTTCGACAACTGCGATAGTCGGTATCGTCGTGGCCTCAACTCTCGCCAGGATCGTTTCCACCGTCATCGGCTCCGCCATCGTCCGCCACCGAGTCCTCGTCATCGCTCGAGTCCTCGGCCTCGTGTGGACCGTCGTCGTCCGCGTCGGCGTACTGATCCCGAAGCGTCTCGAGTTCGGCGTCGACGTCGACGGCCGGATCGGAGTCGTCATCGTCCGTCTCCGAGTCGGTCGGCGGCCCCTCTTCGATGTCGATCGCAACGCTCCCCTCGGACGTCGTTCGGTCCGGATCCGTCGCCTCCCGTTCGCGGTCAGCGGCGTTCCGAAGGCGGGTGTCCACGTCGTCGCGGAGTTCACGCGCCTCCTCGAGGAGGTCACGCGCCTGTTCGTTGGCCGGCAATCCGTCCCCCGACGCGGCCCGCTGGAGCTCTGCGAGGACGGTATCGAGCTGAGAGAGCGTCGTTCGGCGCAGTTCGTTCGCGCGCTCGCTGGTCGTCTCGGCGGCTGCCGTCGTTCGATCACGGGCCTCTCGCTCGGTTCGGAGGAGTTTCAGGCTCCGCTGGAACGCCTCGAGCGCGCGGACGCTCGTCTCGAGGACGGCCAGTGTGGCCGGCAGCGCGACGTCGTCGGTAAATCGAAGCAGCTCACGGGGCGTTGGCGGTCGGAGCGGCGGCCGGCGGCGCGGGTGCGATCCCTCGAGTTCCGTCCGGAGGGCGTCGATCGTCCGTGCCAGCTCGCGAACGGCGTCGACGAGTTCGTCGTCCTGATCGGCCATACCCACCCTACGATCGCTGGTGTGAAAAACCGGACGATCGGGTGGACGACGCGAGGGAACCGTCCCGATCGGAGACATCTTTTCGGATCTGACTGTAGCCACAATTTTTATACTGATTCCGGCTGACTGATAACACGAATGGAAGACGAGCAAGGGGGAGTCGTGTCCGATCGCGCGACGTTCGCGCGAAGGCTGGACGCGCTCAAGCGGGAGGGGAGCAACGTTTTGCTCGTTGGCGCGGCGGCGGGTACACACGAGACGGCCTGTCGACAACTGCTCGGGGCAGCGAAACGCGATTCTCGGTACCGCCTGTTCGTCACGAGCGAAGACGATCACGTTGCCTGCGAACGGACCGAAACTGCCGCGGACGAGCGGACACACACGATCGATTCGAGTGCGGTACTCGAAGCGGGAGCGAACACCCGAACGGAGAGCGGGCAGCCACCGCTGGGAACGCTCGGAATCGAAATCATCGAGGCGATCGACGAGTTCGCCGACGCCGCCGACGGTCTCGAGCCGTCGGAGCTTCGCGTCTGTGTCGACTCGATGGTTCCCCTGCTCCGGGCGTCCGATGCCGAGACGGTGTTTCGGCTGCTTCACGTGATGACGGCTCGTGTCACACAGGCGCGTGGAATGGGCCACTATCACCTGCCGCTCGCGGCCGACCACGACGCCGTCAATCTCCTCGAGCCGATGTTCGATGCCGTCGTCACGGTTCGGTCCCAGAACGGGACCGACGAACAGCGGTGGCACCTCCGGGACGCGGATACGACCACCGACTGGATCGAACTCTAACACGTTCAGGGCCGGTCGAATCGCGGGAACCGGGTCGACGCCGGCCGATCCAAGTGTTTTTACTCACCCCGTTCCCCTGCACTGGTGTGCGAATCGAGAACAGTTTCATTCCCGTCCGCGGCGTTGGGGAAACCACCGAACGACGCCTGTGGGAGAACGGCATTACGCACTGGGACGAGTTCGACGGCAGCGTCGTCGGGTCGACGCTGGCCGACCGCATCGAGGACTTCATCGACGAGGGGTGGACGCATCTCGAGCGCGGCGACGTCTCCGTTTTCGCGGACGCGTTACCCGCCTCGAGCCGCTGGCGGTGTTACGAGAACGTCAGCGACGAAACGTGCTTTCTGGACATCGAGACGACCGGACTCGACGCCGCGTCGAACGACGTGACGACCGTGAGCCTGCATCGTGCCGGCGAAACGAAGACCTTCGTCAAGGGGCGCGATCTCACGGCGGCGCGCCTCGAGCGCGAACTCGCCGAGTCGGCGCTGCTCGTCACGTTCAACGGCCAGCGCTTCGACGTCCCCTTCCTGGAGACGTGTTTCGACGTCGACGTCGATCTCCCACACGTCGACCTCATGTATCCCTGCAAGAAACTCGGACTCGACGGCGGGCTGAAAGCGATCGAACAGGAGGTCGGGATCGCCCGGGAGATGCCGGATCTCAGCGGCCGTGACGCGGTCCGACTCTGGCACGAGTACGAACGCGGCGACGAGGGGTCCCTCGAGACGCTCGTCGAGTACAATCGGGCGGACACGCGCAACATGGAGCCGTTGATGGAGATCGTCGCGGATCGGCTCCACGAGAACGTGTTCGAGGCGGCCACGAGGGGCGACTGAGCGGCCCGGGACCGGTCGTTCAGAGCGCCCGATCGACCGGAGAAACCGTTGTGTCTCGTTATCGACCGAGACTGCTGTACGTACCCGTCCGCGGACGACGACGGCCGCGAGACCGACGGCGGTCGGCTTCGCGACATCGATCTGCGGGACGTCGACGACGCAATCGACGCGACCGCCCTCAAGCAGGTGCTGGTGGCCGGTGGTGGCCGTACTGTCGTCTGCGGGCCGCCCTCGATGCTTGTCGTCGATCCGCGAGCGCGCGTTCACTGCCGTTCAACGACACTGAGACGCCGTGGATGGCCGCGATACTTCGTCGATCGAGACCGAGTACGAGATCCGTGCCGACGGGGAACGCGGCGACTACGGGCCGCCTCGTTGCTCGCCGGTCCGGAAACGGACGGGGTTCGATCGGTTCCCGCGGCGTGGCGAACGCGAACCGCCCGACGGGAGGTGTCTTACTCGGGATCGGAGACGTCGACCTCGCCGTCGCTCGTGACGACGACATCGTAGCCACAGAACGGGAACTCGACGCGACCAGTCGGTCGCTGGTGACCGTTCGCTCGAGTCTCGAAGAGCGAGTCGAGTGCTTCGGGGTTGATGCTCTCGTAGAGGGCATCGTATTCCGGCGGCTCGAGATCGACGGGATCGACGCCTTCCTGTTCGGCGATCGCAGCGATGACGTTGAAGCTGATAGACTGCCCATCTGCTGATTCCGACCGATCGGCTGAGAGTAGCATTGGCCGGACTCTTTCTTTGATCCAGTATAAATCCTCTGGCCCCAATCCGAGCTTGCGCACCACATATGGGCACTAGATGCCGAAGGTGTACATCAAGGCATTTATTTTACTAAAAATTATCTATGAATTTATTTTATTCACAAAATCAAAAACTGTTCAGGGATAGACAGTCGAGACGAAACGAGCGGTTGTGTCCGAAGCGAGCGGCAATCCGCGGTAATCGAGGACCGATTGACGAATGGGGTACATGTTCGGGACGAGCTACTGGGGGATCCGGGCCGTTGCTCGACGTACAATGAATCCCTTTTCGGGCGGACGATCGACAGCGACGGGCGACGGCGAGGGTGGCTTCGACCAGCTGACGACGTTCGAACCCGCACACATCCCGGAGCCGGGGTCGTTCCTCGAGGGGCACGACGTCCTCGAGGGTGACGATCACGTCGCCTTCCACGAGGTTACCCAGGAGCTGTTCGAGGAACGGGGCGTCTACGACGCGACGTTCGGCTACAACCTGGCGCGGCTCAACCTCGATCGCCGCCATCCCGACGCGGGATACCGGTATGCGGTCGACGCCGACGATCCGACCGTGCTCCGGGCGGAGTTCAGTCCGACGACGGAGTTCTGTCCGCAGGCCGACGCGCTCGTCAAGGGATCGTTTCGGGCGTGGAACGGCCTGAGCGATCGCCACGCGTACGAACTCGTCCGCGTCCGCGTTCGGTCGACCCACCACCAGTCCGAACACCTCAACGAGACGCTCGAGCGCCTCGAGAGCCAGTACCGCGAGTCCGGCGAGGTACCGACCGAGTCGGCCGGCAGCGGGCCGGGGGCTGCCAGACAGGAGGGCGACGAGACGACCGTGCACTCCCCGTTCTGATCGATGGCGACGGGGCCCGGAAACGCGACCGCAACTGTCACGCGCTGGTCGCGCGCGTTCGTCGCGGTCGGCGTCGGCTTCTTTCTCGCGTGGCAGGTCGCCGTCGCGACGGGCCTCCCGCGAGCGGCGACCGTTCCCCTCGGCGTGTTCGGGTTCGTCCTCCACGTCGTCTTCGGGAAGGCGTACACGCTCGTCCCGTCGTATTTCGCGCGTGAGCTGGCCGTTCCGCACGCGCCGGCGGTCCACCTTCCGTTCGCACTGGCCGGAACGGCCGGTGCGTTCGCGGCCGGTGTTGGACTCGGACCGCCGATACTCGGGGCCGCGAGTGCGACGAGTTGGCTCGTCGGCTGTCTCGTCTTCGTCGCCGTCCTCGGTTGGACCGTCCGGGATAATCCGACGGGGCGAGAAACCGGCACGGGCGCGACCGAGACCCGCCGCAAACGGGTCGATCGACTCGCGAACGCCGCCCTTCCCGTCGTGTTCGCGTACCTGCTCGTCGGCGCGTCGCTGTCGGTGGTGGGCGAACTCGGCCTCGAGCCGCCGGTTCTTCCGGCGAGCGGGCCGGCAGTGACCCACGTGTTCGCGGCCGGAACGGCGGCGCTGCTCGTGTTCGCGATCGGGTTCCGGCTGTTACCGCGGCTGTTGGTCGCCTCGGTGAACCCCCTGCTGGTTTCCCTCGTCGTCGGTGCCGGAATCGTCGGTCCCGCACTGCTCGCAGTCGACTTCCGTGGCGGATCGCTGTTTCGCGTCGGTGCCGGGCTCCAGGCGACCGCACTCGTCGGCTTCGGGGTCGCCGTCGTCGGATTTCGTCGGCAAACCGACCGCCGGCGCGTCGGCGGCTGGGCGATACTCGCCGGGGCAGCCTCCGGGGTCCTGGTCGCGGCGCTCGGTCTGGCGTTCGCGTTCCTGCCCGCCTCGAGCGTTCCCGCGACTGCGTTCGACGCCCACTACCGACTGGCCGTCGGCGGCTTCCTTGGGCTGACGATCGTCGGCGTCACCTACCACTTCTATCCACCTGCTGTCGCCTCCGTCCCCGGTATCGGAGACCGAACTGCGAGGGCGTCGGTCGTCGCGCTCGTCGCCGGCCTGGGACTCGCCGTCGTCGGATCGCTCGGCGCAGTTCCGCCCCTCGTCGGGACGGGACAGTGGCTCTCGGTGCTCGGTGCGATCCTCTATGCCGGCGTCCTCTGGACGATCTTTCTCGAGCGTGCCGGATGACGACAGGGGCTACGACTCCGCCCGTGCCTCGAGCCAGCGGACGGCCGGCGTCGCGGTGATCCCGTGGACGACGAGGGAGACGAGGACGACCGCTCCGACGATGGCCCAGAGCACGTCCGCGTCGGGGAACGCGGCTTCGTTGAGTCCGTATGCGAGGTAGTAGAACGAGCCGATCCCGCGAATCCCGAAGAACGCGATGGTCGCCCGTTCGGCGGGGTCCCGATCGAACCCGAGAAACCCGACGAGCCCGGCGAGCGGTCGAACGAGGAACACGATCGCGACCGCCACCACGGTTCCCGTGAGCGTGAGCGGGTCCAAGAGACCGCCGACGATCGCACCGCCGAAGAAGAGCATGATGAACGACATCATCACCTGCTCGGCGAACTCGCTGACTTCGTGGAGCGATCGGTTGTACTCGTGTGAGCGCTCGTCGTGACGAACCATCAGCGCCGCGACGAAGACCGCGATGAATCCGTAGCCACCGACGAGTTCGGTCGTCCCGTAGACCAGCAACGTGCCGGCGATCGCCTCGAGTCCCTGGACCGACTCCGCGACGGGCGTCTCCGGCTCCGTCGCGAACACGAGACGGCCGGTCAGATAGCCGAGGACGATCCCAGCGATCACGCCGACGACGATCCGGTAGCCGACGTCGACGACGAGCCACTCGCCGATCCAGTTGCCGGGCGCGAGGCCGACCAGAGCAGTCGCGATGGCCAGGTTCGTAAACGGGAAGGCGAGTCCGTCGTTCAATCCGGCCTCGGAGGTCAGGGCGAACCGGACCTCGTCTTCCCCGCCAGCAGCCCCCTCTAGCCCCTCTTCCTCGTTGCCCATGCCTGGCCCACCGACCTGTACTTCCGACGCCAACACCGGATCGGTCGGCGCGATACATGCCCCCAGCAGTATCGCGGTCGGAACGACGAGGCCGAGCCACCGGCCCAGCAGCGCCGCGCCGGCGATCGACAGCGGCATGGTGATCGCGAGCAATCGCCAGGTCGACGCCCACGCGCGTCGTCCCGGCACCCGATCGATCTTCAGTCCGACGCCCATCAGGGCGACGATGACGCCCAGTTCGGCGAGGTGCTCCGTCGTCGTCCCCTGTTCGAGGGGATCCGGCGGGGGCAATCCGATCGGCAGCCCGAAGACGAGCATCCCGAAGGCGACGAAGAAGATCGGCAGCGAGATCGCACGGTCGGAGACGAACCGTGGGAGGACGGCGACGCCGAACAGTGTGGCACCGATTACGACCAGTCCGACGTTGTACAGCTCGAGGGCCATCTGGGCGGGTACCACTACGAGGAATCGCCCCTTCAGCGCCGTGCCGGCGTTTGCAGAACGAACGCATATGACGGGAGCGAGCGAACCCACACCGGTGGATCCGAACGCGTCGGAAACGGGACGCGGATCGCTGTCGCGGCGGCAGTTCCTGCAGGCCGGCTCACTCGCTGGCGCTGTCGCCCTCGCGGGCTGTATCGAGGAGATGGGAACGGAGTTCCCCGAGAACGAGGAGTGGCCGGTCTCGGAGTACGTTCCGGCGCTCCCCGTCGAGGAACGACGCTCGATCCTCGAGGAACGGATCCCGGAACTCGCGGCGACCGACGTCACCGACCCCGAGGGACTCGCATCGACGCTCGAGGAGTACGAGATGGCCGTCGAGTCGGTCGAGCGCGAACGGGACGTGCTGACGCTCGAGTACGTCAACACGGACCGCCACGACGAGGGAAACGTCCACGACGTTGCACTGATCGCAGGCGGGTACGCGGCCCTGGTCGACACCGGCTACGACGCCGTCGCACTGGGGGCGACGATCCTCGACGACGCGCCGGCGTCGTACGGATCGGCGACGGTCGAGACGCCGCTCGCGACGGCGTACAACGACGGCGACCTCACGGCCGCCGAGTACGGCGAACTGGTCGTCTCGACGATCGAATCCCAGCGCTACGAGCCAGCGGTCGACGTCTCGCCGGACGAATAGGGGTGGGACGGGCTCGACCCGCGGCTACTGTTCGGGCGGCACGTCGACGTCGGGCTCTCCACTACCCGCTGGGGCCGTCTCCTCGCTCGACTCGAGTGTGCTCACGAGTACGCCGCCGATCCCGTCGGGTCCGTGGCGGTGGATCGTCAGGAGGGTGTTCGCGATGAACAGCCCGATCCCGACCGTCGCGAGGACGTGACTCGCGGTGACCACGGCGGAGGGGATCCCGATGAGCGGTGCCACCGAGAGACCGGCGAACCCGGCGAGCGTCGCCCAGAAATCCGCCCGCTCGAGGCGGTCGTCGTAGAGGTCGTCGATCATCGGGACCTGTTCGAAGCCGAGCCGATCGCTGTAGCGCTCGATCCAGATGATGAAGGGGACGATGTGGTAGAGCGAGCCGATGACGACGAAGCCGAACACGCCGAGCAACAACAGCGCCTGTGCGTCGGGATGGCCGAACAGCGATTCGTACGCGAGCGGGTCGGTCCACCACGTCGGTGCGGCGAGGGCGACCCACGTGACCAGCGCCGCGACGACGACCCAGTAGCGAACGAGCATGGGGGACCGTTCGACGGTCGCCCCGGCCAGTAGCCGCCCGATCACGACCGCAAACGCCGCGAGTCCGAGGAGGAGGGCGATCCCGCCGGCCCGCGCCAGCGGCTCGACGGTCAGCCCTCGGCCGAGTGCGAGCGCGACGAGCCCGGCGGGGAAACAGAACTGCTCGAGGGCGAGCAACCGGTCGCTGTGACGGTCGGGCTCCGCCTGAGTGAACATCTTCCCGAGCTGGAAGAGCGCGCCGACGACCGTCGCGAACACGGCACCGAACAGCGCGAGCGTCGCGTGAGAGAGGTGGAGGTCGAACCGGGACACCGGCAGCGACTCGAACACCGGCGTCGTGAAGTCGATCGCCAGCAGGAAGCCAAACGGTGCGACGAGGGCGAAACACACGAGTGCCAGCGCGAAGTGTCGCTCCGTGAAATCGAACGGGCGTGCGCGTGCGAGGGTTCGTCCGACGTTGTAGACGAAGAGCCAGATCCCCGCGAGCATGAGCGTAGCGCCGACCGGGAGCCACTCGAGTGCGCCGGCGAGTAACGCTACCCCGAAGCCGGCCAGTCCGACGGTGACGAGCCACAGTTGTGCGACTGCCACCCGTCGCGAGTATATCGTCGCGCCCGACCAGACGGGGACGAACTGGGTCATCGCACCCATGATCGTCACCGCGATCCAGCCCACGAGTAACACGTGGAGGTGTGCCAGCCCCGGGCGTCCGGGGAGCGTCGTTACGGCCATCACGGTCCCGCCACCGATTCCGACGGCGAGAAATCCCAGCGCGAGGAGGAAGTGCCGCAACGGGATCACCATCGGCGGCTGCTGGTCGGTCCGTAACCCGCCAGGTATTCCGTTCATGGTTCGAGGTTTGGCCCGGACGGCCCTCCCGTTCTTCCCGAACACGTTCGGAACCGAGTGTTTGCACGCTCGCCCCGTACGACCGATCCATGGGAACCGATCAAGCCGCGACCGCCGACCGACGAGCAGCCACAACGGGCGAGCGAGAACTCGACGCGACGACCGTTACCGTCCGGTGTACCGGCCACGTCCGCACCGCCGTCGGCAGTCATGAACTCGAGTTCACCTTCGAGGGGACCCGGCTCCGGGACTTCCTCGAGGCCTTCTTCGAGGAGTACGACCTCGAGGACATGCTCATCGCCGAAACCGAAGCCGACGCGACCCACAGCGGCTGGGCACCGGTGCCCGACGACCTGCCCGGCACCTGGCGCAAGAATCCGGAAGGCGACCAGACCCGGCCCTACGCTCGAGTCTGTGTCAACGGCCGCTTCAACGAGCACCTCGGCGGATTCGAGACGGAACTCACGGACGACGACCGTGTCGCGCTGATCTATCCGTTCATGTTCTGTTGTTGAGACTGCTGCGGCCATCGGCGGCGACACTGGCGGGAGCGGCGACGGTCAGTAGGGCGAACACGTTCGTATTAGGCCTTAGGTCCGTCCGAAGTCGAGTACCGAGTATGAGTCACGACGCCGCCAGCGGCGAACCCGCCACGCGCAACGAGCACGACGCATCGTGGTCGGCGAACCTCGAGGGGCCCGAACACGCGATGGATCGGGACCTGATCGTCGAGCAGTCGAAAGACGCGATCTCGGAGACGGTCGCCGGCTACCACGTCAACCTCATCACCCACGGCGAGCACGGCCATCCCGAGACGTATCTCTGGGACGAACTCGAGGCTGCCTTCGACGGGATTCGCCTCGAGTACGTCGATCGATGTGGCTGTGGCGGACACGTGACTCGCGTCCACGTCGGCGCGGAGTGAGCGCGGCGACCACGCACCGGGTAAATCGACCGACAGCGCTCGCTCCCTTGCGATCGTCAGGCTGTGAGCTATGTGACCCGGGCCGGTAGCACCGACGATGACCGCTCGAACGCAACCGTTCGACGATCCAGTCACCTGCCGCGTGTGTGGCACGGAGAACGAACACAGCTACACCTACTGCCGTCACTGTCTCGGCCAACTCCCCGCGAGACCCGATTCCCGCCGCTGAGGGGCCGGCGAGTCGAGGCCCGACGCTTCGGAATCGTCCGGAGACCCGCCCGTGCCTCCGAGTCAGTCCGCGGCACCGCCGACGACCGACCCGCCTCCCTCGCCGTACACCTCCTCCTCGGTGAGGTAACACTGCGGATCGGGCTCGAAGAGGTCGCCCGTCGACGCCAGCGCACGCAGCCGCGAGGCACCGCGGCAGATCGACTGGTACTGACACTCCCCGCACTTCCCTTTCAGGTGCTCCTCACGGTTCCGCAACGCCCCGAGTAACGGGTTCGACTCGTCCTCCCAGATCTCGCCGAAGGGCCGGTCGCGGACGTTGCCGAGGCTGTATCCCTGCCAGAACTGCGTGAGGTGGACGTTCCCCTGATAGTCGACGTCGGCGACCCGCTCGCCTGTCGGATCGCCACCGTTTCGCTCGAGATGGGTATAGACCGCTCGTGCCTTCTCCTCGCCGAAGTTCTCCCGGGCGTACTCGACGAGGAACGCGGCGTCGGCGTAGTTGCCCACGAGCAGGGTCTCGATCTCCTCCCCCTGTGAATGGTACTCGAGCGTGAGATCGGCGACCTGCTCGATCGCCTCGCGCTTTGCTTCGGGCGAGAGGTCGGCGTCGACGATCTCGGCTCCCCGCCCGCCGTAATCGAGGTGGTAGAAACAGAACCGATCGAGCCCCTTGTCGACGAGCAGGTCGACGACCCCCTCGAGGTCGGGCGCGTTGGCCTCGGTGATCGTGTAGCGCAGGCCGGTTTTGAGCCCGGCCTCGAGACAGTTCTCGATGCCGCGGACGGCGGCGTCGAACGCGCCGTCTTCGCCTCGAAAACGGTCGTTTCGCTCGGGGAGACCGTCGACGGAGATGCCGGCGTACTGGAGCCCGGCGTCCCGCAACGCTGCGGCCTTCTCGGGAGTGACTAGGGTGCCGTTCGAGGACAACACCGGGCGAAGTCCACGGTCGGCCGCGTAGGAGACGAGGTCGACCAGATCGTCGCGGACGAGCGGTTCGCCCCCCGAGAAGAGGACGACGGGCGCGCCGTAGTTGGCGAGTTGATCGAGAAACGACCTGGCTTCGGCAGTCGTGAACTCGCCGGTCGCGGGTTCGGTCTCGGCACCGGCATAGCAGTGCGAACAGTAGAGGTTACACCGGCGGGTCGTGTTCCAGACGACGACCGGCCGCTGCTGTTTCTCCTC contains:
- a CDS encoding RidA family protein; translated protein: MENEQIAESRPVRASESSRKQRDGSAFTGAFGKKTGSSDLLFLEGTLPEQDGEVARTEPPSRQLEICLENLEAELRRYGKDPSHVLQLTLYLADMDAYRSVNETYEEFFDETQPARTTVGVCELLGGAAVTIDGVVAIE
- a CDS encoding thiolase C-terminal domain-containing protein, whose protein sequence is MERVAIIGASMTQFGQREGEWIQDLLAEAGIECLEDAGVEADAVEHLYVSNMASGEFEGQTGVPNALAHDLDAMPAYTQRVDQTSSSGGAGIFAAWQSVASGASDMTLLVGGEKMTHKTTGEATDVIASLTHPVEYKTGVTLPSFAGLTARHYLERFGAPRESLGKVAVKNHENGVDNPHAQFQKEVDLETVLESPIVADPLRLYDFCPITDGSAALMLCPESVAREYTDDYVVISGIDGATDTHVVHEREDPTVMGGVVESGKGAYEMSGYGPDDIDVAELHDMFTILEFLQMEGLGFAEQGEAWKLVEDGHTERDGELPINTSGGLKSKGHPLGASGVAQGVEIYEQLMGEAGPRQVEADVGLCCNVGGFGNCVITTIMEAAQ
- a CDS encoding OB-fold domain-containing protein encodes the protein MTFEATRYEDGSISYPGHPRGPGGTEPVETIDLSEYTGEIVTWTTSTATPPGVREPNHLAIVEFDVEGESVRAIGQLTTGDVETGDEVRPVHVDELREPGAGIREPDSQEWDGYRFEPA
- a CDS encoding DUF7547 family protein, with amino-acid sequence MADQDDELVDAVRELARTIDALRTELEGSHPRRRPPLRPPTPRELLRFTDDVALPATLAVLETSVRALEAFQRSLKLLRTEREARDRTTAAAETTSERANELRRTTLSQLDTVLAELQRAASGDGLPANEQARDLLEEARELRDDVDTRLRNAADREREATDPDRTTSEGSVAIDIEEGPPTDSETDDDDSDPAVDVDAELETLRDQYADADDDGPHEAEDSSDDEDSVADDGGADDGGNDPGES
- a CDS encoding DUF7504 family protein, whose amino-acid sequence is MEDEQGGVVSDRATFARRLDALKREGSNVLLVGAAAGTHETACRQLLGAAKRDSRYRLFVTSEDDHVACERTETAADERTHTIDSSAVLEAGANTRTESGQPPLGTLGIEIIEAIDEFADAADGLEPSELRVCVDSMVPLLRASDAETVFRLLHVMTARVTQARGMGHYHLPLAADHDAVNLLEPMFDAVVTVRSQNGTDEQRWHLRDADTTTDWIEL
- a CDS encoding ribonuclease H-like domain-containing protein, which codes for MRIENSFIPVRGVGETTERRLWENGITHWDEFDGSVVGSTLADRIEDFIDEGWTHLERGDVSVFADALPASSRWRCYENVSDETCFLDIETTGLDAASNDVTTVSLHRAGETKTFVKGRDLTAARLERELAESALLVTFNGQRFDVPFLETCFDVDVDLPHVDLMYPCKKLGLDGGLKAIEQEVGIAREMPDLSGRDAVRLWHEYERGDEGSLETLVEYNRADTRNMEPLMEIVADRLHENVFEAATRGD
- a CDS encoding HalOD1 output domain-containing protein, coding for MLLSADRSESADGQSISFNVIAAIAEQEGVDPVDLEPPEYDALYESINPEALDSLFETRANGHQRPTGRVEFPFCGYDVVVTSDGEVDVSDPE
- a CDS encoding cation:proton antiporter, with product MALELYNVGLVVIGATLFGVAVLPRFVSDRAISLPIFFVAFGMLVFGLPIGLPPPDPLEQGTTTEHLAELGVIVALMGVGLKIDRVPGRRAWASTWRLLAITMPLSIAGAALLGRWLGLVVPTAILLGACIAPTDPVLASEVQVGGPGMGNEEEGLEGAAGGEDEVRFALTSEAGLNDGLAFPFTNLAIATALVGLAPGNWIGEWLVVDVGYRIVVGVIAGIVLGYLTGRLVFATEPETPVAESVQGLEAIAGTLLVYGTTELVGGYGFIAVFVAALMVRHDERSHEYNRSLHEVSEFAEQVMMSFIMLFFGGAIVGGLLDPLTLTGTVVAVAIVFLVRPLAGLVGFLGFDRDPAERATIAFFGIRGIGSFYYLAYGLNEAAFPDADVLWAIVGAVVLVSLVVHGITATPAVRWLEARAES
- a CDS encoding twin-arginine translocation signal domain-containing protein; translation: MDPNASETGRGSLSRRQFLQAGSLAGAVALAGCIEEMGTEFPENEEWPVSEYVPALPVEERRSILEERIPELAATDVTDPEGLASTLEEYEMAVESVERERDVLTLEYVNTDRHDEGNVHDVALIAGGYAALVDTGYDAVALGATILDDAPASYGSATVETPLATAYNDGDLTAAEYGELVVSTIESQRYEPAVDVSPDE